A single window of Anomaloglossus baeobatrachus isolate aAnoBae1 chromosome 5, aAnoBae1.hap1, whole genome shotgun sequence DNA harbors:
- the LOC142312148 gene encoding gastrula zinc finger protein XlCGF53.1-like, translating to MERDKMAERILHLTLEILFRLTGEDYTVVKKTSSERCQAPVSEGWGRPLSPITGPPPHLLIHEDINDQKILELTYKMIELLTGEVPIRCQDVTVYFSMEEWEYLEGHKDLYKDVMMEDPQPLTSPVLSSKRKTPERCPHPLLPQDCKQEDPDVPQDHQGKDVTHINTTETYMRGDERCKEEIPTENDPADDCTRRLEGQLISAIFKSDDLDITQDITEVNAITPDIPSSFHSEDL from the exons ATGgaaagggacaagatggcggagaggatattacacctcactctagagatcctcttccggcttactggagag gattacacagtagtgaagaagacctctagtgagcgctgtcaggcccctgtgtctgagggatggggaagacccctgagcccaatcacggggcctccacctcaccttctgatacatgaggacatcaatgaccagaagatcctagaactcacctacaagatgattgagctgctgactggagag gttcctataaggtgtcaggatgttaccgtctatttctccatggaggagtgggagtatttagaaggacacaaagatctatacaaggatgtcatgatggaggatccccagcccctcacatcaccag TTCTGTCGAGTAAGAGgaaaacaccagagagatgtccccatcctcttctaccacaggactgtaaacaagaagatcccgatgttcctcaggatcatcag GGTAAAGatgtgacccatattaatactacagagacatatatgAGGGGAGATGagaggtgtaaagaggagattcctacagagaatgacccag cagatgactgtaccagaagATTAGAGGGACAACTCATATCTgcaatttttaaatcagatgatcttgatatcacacaagatataactgaagtgaatgccattaCTCCAGATATCCCATCTTCCTTTCACAGCGAAGATCTATGA